The following nucleotide sequence is from Cicer arietinum cultivar CDC Frontier isolate Library 1 chromosome 2, Cicar.CDCFrontier_v2.0, whole genome shotgun sequence.
AAATGTCTTTGATTCttgttttagtttcttttttccaCATGTTTCCTCTCTGCTTAATATACAATCAGATAAtcttatttaaaagattatcaaacattaaatataaatattttttaatcaaaatttgaacCGTAATTCACATTATTACATAGGTTTAATCATTCCGCTTAACTAAATCAAGGTGGtttgttttagtcctttattccttaAAATATGATGATTCATCATGACTAAACATTATTGAAACTGAAAAATTACAGCAATAAAAAGCAAATTTTCCATGTTTCAAacacataaaaacaaaattatttggacaaaaagcaaaattgatatatttttagaaagtacaaaatatttaaattcagAAATACCTTACAATAACTAAGGCTCTGTTTgggtgattttttattttttgttctgaTATTTTCACAAACTAAAATTAGTTTGTATTTtgagttttcaattttatttgggtAAGTTAAAACTAATGCATCTCAATTCTCATATAAGTTCAAACTAATGCATTTCAAATCTTTCTTatgtgttattatttatttttccagtAGACATCAATAAACTTTTTTTGACAGAAGATAATATAAAGTATAAACTTACTtttctataataaataattattagtaacatgtttttttagaaagaaaaaaaagacacTCATAAGTTAAAAGCTAATCAAACCGAGCTTACAGTATAGTATATAAAACTATTTGTACAACATAACCCATATTGCACCTATTCTTTTTAAATGTTCAAGTGATTTCTCTGCTacaaagtttgattttttttattatttccttttcctCAATCCTTCAACTAACATTGATATCCCTCACTTTTCTACCTATCATTGATCCCTTACTAAGTAAAGCCTTTTAATGAATCAATTCACAGAAAAAATCTCaccaaaatataacataaaaatatatatatatattaactaatAGAATCATTCACCAAAAAATGCAAACTAATTGAGTCAGTTTCAAAATATATAAGGTTGATTTGATGGCTGGAGTATGAGAGTTAGGAAGATAAGTGATAAAGAGCTTGCATATTTGAACCCTATCTTTAactaaaatactaataatattaacaatactGATTACTAAAATTAGCggttacaagaaaaaaaattgaatcagTTCCTTGTAACATTAGGCTAAAAAAAGCTTTCACACAGTTGGGAAACAGTAATCCTCATTCCCATTTTACCAAAACAGAATTTCTTTGCTGCTCCACTCTTTGAAGATGAGAAGACAATTGAAACAGATCAACAGTGACTCCATGTTCAGATTTGATATTCATTGATTCTGATGTTTCACAAATATCATCAGAAAATGGAAAAGACTCATTTTGATTATGTTTATCCACAGAGCTTATATTCAATGGTGTTTCAGAAACTTGGTCATTGTTATCTTGCGTGCGGATGCCCCGATAAATTAGGGAGTTAGTTAATGGATTTTCTGCTGCGTGGCGCGATGGATTCTGTGACGGGGATGACAGAAGAGAGAGAGCACGGCTAGATAACTCGTGACCGAGTGTGGCGGGTGATGCTAGTTGAGGACTGAAATTTGGCTCCTCTTCCAGTTTGATATGTCCACTTTGAAATATATCTTGAAAATCAAAGTGAGGTATGTTTTGTATTGAAGATTCGAGATACTTAGTACCTGGAAACAAATTCAGTTAAGAAAAGTTGTTAGATTCTTTGGTTGGAAAAGTTTGTATGAAAAAATAGTAAGATCATAAGAGCTTATAGTATAAGCCCTTTTTATAACACAAggtaaaataaagtcaaactatttttttataatctataaGCTGTTTTCATAAAATAGGCTCATAAGTGTTATGGCCGGTAGATATTCAAATAAGCAATCTAAACAAACCCTATAACAGACAAAAAAGCCAAACGTGGAACAGAAAATACAGATACGTTGGATTATAAAGTGTAAGTAAGAAGTCTAGTATGAAAAATGTGagtgttgagcaaaatataagTGAGAACACTTGTGTGGTAGCTCTTAGACAAATGTGGTGATCTCCTATGTTTTAAGAATCAGGGTTCCCTATTGCAGCCACTCACTACAGCATTCATGCAATCAGTGACTATGTGTTATGTCCAATCGAGATTGGACAGTCTTGATCTCaaacaaattttgattttaaaaaacttaaattaccAAATTTGAGATTTGGATTGACTGATCTCGATCGAACGGGTCATTAACTGCGCGAATGCGTGCAGTCAGTGACTGCATAGAACTCGGATTTGTGTCTTAAGCATCCCTAATATATTGGCAACTTCTAATTTCTGATTAGACAGCACAAATTTGGGAGCAATAGTTTCAATTTCTTTAGCACTAGTGAGCTAAGATAGATTTTGCATAACTTCATTGTAACTGTAACAATCCCTATGCCTTAAGTTCACATGCTTTACTCTTAGGGTACATTTCACATTTTCAGTTTTTCATCCAACTTATTCGTTAGGTATTTGGTAATCTATTATATAGTGCTTACTTTATCATTCTAAGAATACTCCAACATGACCTTCTCTTGAAATCAtgaattgaataaattatttaaataattgtgGAAAGGCAAAATATATTTCCTACCACAATAACGAAAATTATTCATACATACAACACTGGATGTTTGGCTTCAAATTTTTGCATAAAAGATTCTGATGGATGCTAACAAACACTTGTTAAATGGTCCACATCATTCCCTGGGACCACAATAATTAAAAGATAGAGAGTGATAACATAATTTAAGAAGCTATATGTGCCTCTTTTGTTtgaaatgtttaaaaaattcatgATGTCTTTTCTAGATTCAAAGGCTTTGATTTTCAGTTCATGGAAGGAATTGTATCATTATCTTGTGAAAGCTAATCTGTTATAAAAAATTCGACGGACGGATTTCCGATAGCATTGACCTCTTAATATTAAGAGTTTAATAGTGGGATGATGTGACAAAATACTAGATTCTCATTGAATAAcagtgtaaaattaatttaagagcAAATCCCGTTTTCTATAATATTAAATGaagacatatttaattttttttaaatgaatttattcCCATGATTGATATTTGGTAgaaaatttaaagaatataCTATAACAAAATCAAACGAACAAAAATTTTGGTGATGGACAATTGACAAAGTTCTTTACATACCTGCTCTTATAGTGACAAAAATGCATAATAATATCTATAATTTAGGTATAGAAGCAACTAATAGAAAATGCCAAAACTGCTTAGTACTTTTCCCTTGAGAATTAAGTGAAGAGATTTCTGCTATACAACCTCTCATTTCTCATTAGATATGCTTCCTAATATTATATGGTCTTGCATCACCAAGTGAGATCAACAATATAAGTTTATTCTATCAAGATTCCTCCAATATGTAGTTAAGAATGTAAATAGACCCTACCTTCACACAAAACCTTAGTTGTTAAGTAACTATATTGAATGCTTAACTTTAATATCATCTGTTCATGGCCACATTGAATTTTATCCATATATGCAACCAATTATGAGACATAAATACTAATTAATATGAGATCTTTGTTAACTAGTTTTCCTAGTTCTTTTTCCAGCATATTCATCTAAAAATCCACCAACACTTTATAATTGAGCACTTAATATTCAACATTATGAATGCCTCGGGCTTACATGATGATTTTTCTCTGTCttccattttaattaaaactaacaaATGAAGAGTTGTGATGTAAAAATTCGAGTTCAAATCATTTGACTAATAGGTTGCAGGTTCGATCCATGCAATCGAATACAAGGTAAGACTCCTTCCCTGGTCCAGACTCTGCCAAAAGGGAGCTTGATAGCACCATTTTAACATTAATTCAAACTACAATTTTGTCTTACCTAGTTGATGAAGATGCTAGCAGAATGTGAATTTCATACCTTGATATGACTGAAGAATCTTGTGTTGTTTATTAGTCATGTAATCAAACTGAGGTTTCCTTCGGCGTTCATTGTGTCCAGCTAGACGCCTGCGACAACTGCGCTTACCATCATCGAACTCAGCTAGCAAATGGAACCTAACTCaagataaaaagaaataaaacataattcaataacAAATCTAAGATATACAAATCAGTTTACCatcttaaaaatgtaattttaatacCAAGGAACCAAAAAATATACCTGCTGCACTGCTGACAAAACCTCTGTTCAACGCCATTCACAATAACTTTAGCCGTCTTGGAATGAACATCACAAACTTTATGTCTTTTGTGGTAATCTTTTGAGGAGCTAAGATCCATGTTACAACCATAAACTTGGCATATAGGAGCATGAGCCGGTAATCTAGAAGTGCGAGCTTTCTTGGAAAGTGCGGTTTGATGTATCGGCGTAGAAGTGAATGCTTTCACATCTCTGTCTAATCTACCTAGCTTAAGATCAATCAATGAAGAATCATGAGTTTTCGATTCATCTAGAGAACTTAAATGCTTTGAATCAGAATCTTCTTCTCCAAAAGTCGAATCTCTCTCAAAGTTACAGGACGATTTGTTCTCAAATTCAATAAATGGTTTTCTACTTCTCATCATAAAAGCATCAAGTGAAAAGTCCATTTCATCAGAAAACAAATAGCTTCTCTCTTCAGGGATGTAACTCCAAGATTCCATTTAGTACAATTAAATAGAACTGACACAGGCACTGAAATAATGAATAAACCTaccacaatttgaaagaaatacATTACTCCTTTTGCAAAAATCAAAAGTTATATATTGAAAGATATTCATTTAATTACATACTTAATTCAAGCATATGGATACAATACAGCAACAAATTATGCATATATCTATAGACAGATAAAATAAGATACAATTACTAAATAAGCAATAggcaaacataaaataaaagacttgTAACAAATATCAAACCAAGGATTTTTAATTGTGGTCCATAGCTGCAATTGTGTCCGCAACATAAATGATTTTGGGGTCTCTACAACCACATTACAACCGCAATTTGGACCCTATGAGACACTTTTCCCACAATTTAAAGATTCAAGGTAAACTATCATTTTAGTTCTTGAAAGAATAAGGCACTGTCACTTTGATCCATGACTCAGCCAAAAACCCAAATTAATTATGGAATCATCAAAATAATCCTAAAAAGATAAAAGTGACTATCATAAAACCCCCTGAATGATATAACTTACTATCAAAATAGCCCATGACAGATCAAATACTAAACTGACTCATGTTTTGATGATTCAATTACTAATTTGGATTATTAGCTGAATCAGGGATCAAAGAGAAAATGCCCTAAACTTTCAGAGACTAAAACAGTGGTTTACCCttcttcaatttaaaaatctcaaaataaaacAAGTTCCTCACTAtctatatgataaaaaaaatgaccatagagaaagaaaaaaaaggaaagaaaatagatCCGACTAACATTATCCCTCACACTGCTAGACAAAAATAGCATCCAAAAATCTCAACTACTTTAAAAGGGTAATTCATAATTTGACACTAGCAAAGACAGTTTTCAAAAGGGTAAACCAAATCAAACCCAGATTGCAAAACTTGATATCTTCCAAGTTCCAACTTTCATAACATTTGAAACCCAAatggaaaacaaacaaaaaatggtTGTAGAAAAGTGAAAAAGAAGCAGAAAATGAAAATGGCCATGTGAGAAGCAATTGAAAAAGCAAAGAAACCAGTAGAAAAATGGAAAATCTATGCAGCCATGTCACTGTTCCATGATTCTATCTTTCCATCTACACAGTTTGTTGGAAA
It contains:
- the LOC101505285 gene encoding LOW QUALITY PROTEIN: squamosa promoter-binding-like protein 6 (The sequence of the model RefSeq protein was modified relative to this genomic sequence to represent the inferred CDS: inserted 2 bases in 1 codon), which gives rise to MESWSYIPEERSYLFSDEMDFSLDAFMMRSRKPFIEFENKSSCNFERDSTFGEEDSDSKHLSSLDESKTHDSSLIDLKLGRLDRDVKAFTSTPIHQTALSKKARTSRLPAHAPICQVYGCNMDLSSSKDYHKRHKVCDVHSKTAKVIVNGVEQRFCQQCSRFHLLAEFDDGKRSCRRRLAGHNERRRKPQFDYMTNKQHKILQSYQGTKYLESSIQNIPHFDFQDIFQSGHIKLEEEPNFSPQLASPATLGHELSSRALSLLSSPSQNPSRHAAENPLTNSLIYRGIRTQDNNDQVSETPLNISSVDKHNQNESFPFSDDICETSESMNIKSEHGVTVDLFQLSSHLQRVEQQRNSVLVKWXNEDYCFPTV